The following are encoded in a window of Qingrenia yutianensis genomic DNA:
- a CDS encoding AAA family ATPase — MSDLKLINMRDVEVESVSWLWYPFIPYGKVTIIQGDPGEGKTTLVLQIIARLTKGESIIDEKEKPPINVIYQTAEDGLADTIKPRLLSADADCSKVLVIDDRDTPLTMRDVRLEQAIVETNAKLVVLDPIQGFLGADVDMHRANEIRPIMKHISELAEKYKCAIILIGHMNKCSVGKSAYRGLGSIDFQAAARSVLIVGRIKDEPKVRVVCQTKSSLAPEAKAVAFRLNEETGFEWIGELDIMADDLLSGTVKGTKKQEAMDFLENLLADGQMAQTEITELARQNGISDKTLRNAKDELKIKSKRVNNQWHWSYD, encoded by the coding sequence ATGTCAGATTTAAAACTGATAAATATGCGTGATGTCGAGGTTGAATCTGTAAGCTGGCTTTGGTATCCGTTTATCCCATACGGGAAAGTGACGATTATTCAGGGCGATCCCGGCGAGGGTAAAACAACGCTTGTTCTTCAAATCATTGCAAGGCTTACCAAAGGTGAAAGCATTATTGACGAGAAAGAAAAACCGCCGATAAATGTGATTTATCAAACGGCGGAGGACGGATTAGCAGACACGATAAAACCTCGGCTGTTATCAGCTGACGCAGATTGCTCAAAAGTGCTTGTGATTGACGACAGGGACACACCGCTTACAATGCGTGATGTGCGGCTCGAACAGGCTATTGTCGAAACAAATGCAAAACTTGTTGTGTTAGATCCGATTCAAGGTTTCTTGGGTGCTGATGTGGATATGCATCGTGCAAACGAAATCAGACCGATTATGAAACACATATCAGAGCTTGCGGAAAAATACAAATGTGCCATAATCTTAATCGGACATATGAATAAATGCAGCGTCGGAAAATCGGCATACAGAGGTTTGGGTTCAATCGACTTTCAGGCGGCGGCAAGAAGCGTGCTGATTGTCGGCAGAATTAAGGACGAGCCGAAAGTCAGGGTTGTATGTCAAACAAAAAGCTCACTTGCACCCGAAGCAAAGGCGGTTGCATTTCGATTAAATGAAGAAACCGGCTTTGAATGGATAGGCGAGTTGGACATTATGGCTGATGATTTGCTTTCGGGAACTGTGAAAGGCACAAAAAAGCAGGAGGCAATGGATTTTCTTGAAAATCTGCTTGCAGACGGACAAATGGCACAAACGGAAATTACAGAACTTGCACGGCAAAATGGCATATCCGATAAAACCTTGCGGAATGCCAAAGATGAACTAAAAATCAAGTCAAAACGGGTGAATAATCAATGGCATTGGAGCTATGATTAA
- a CDS encoding nucleotidyl transferase AbiEii/AbiGii toxin family protein, with amino-acid sequence MKNAMQLKAYVKNLAKEKKISAQIVLQNYMLERLLERISVSKYHDNFILKGGFLLAAMVGLDTRATMDMDATIKGLPVTKETISGMFVDICKIHIDDDINFEFSGIDDIREDDEYGGYRVSLTGNYPPMAVPLKIDITTGDKITPREMVYSFNLMFEERSINVLAYTVETILAEKLETIISRGNQNTRQRDYYDVYILNTLQKQNIDNQILKEAFAATVKKRGTGHIVANYKEIIETVANSTVMNNQWTRYQKEFEYAKEISFENTCKAVNELMEEI; translated from the coding sequence ATGAAGAATGCAATGCAACTTAAAGCATATGTGAAAAATCTGGCTAAGGAAAAGAAAATATCTGCTCAAATTGTACTGCAGAACTATATGCTTGAACGACTGCTTGAGCGGATTTCCGTTTCAAAGTATCATGATAATTTTATCTTGAAGGGCGGTTTTTTATTAGCAGCGATGGTTGGACTCGATACCAGAGCAACAATGGATATGGACGCAACAATAAAAGGACTTCCGGTGACAAAGGAAACAATATCGGGAATGTTTGTTGATATTTGTAAAATACATATAGATGATGATATTAATTTTGAATTCAGCGGTATTGATGATATTCGTGAGGATGATGAATATGGTGGCTATCGTGTCAGCTTAACCGGCAACTATCCGCCAATGGCTGTGCCTCTTAAAATCGATATAACAACGGGAGATAAGATTACACCTCGTGAGATGGTTTATTCTTTTAATCTTATGTTTGAGGAACGCAGTATAAATGTTTTGGCATATACGGTTGAAACAATACTTGCTGAAAAACTCGAAACAATTATCTCAAGAGGTAACCAAAATACAAGACAGAGAGATTATTATGATGTTTATATTTTGAATACACTGCAAAAGCAAAATATTGATAATCAAATTTTAAAGGAAGCTTTTGCCGCAACGGTTAAAAAGCGTGGCACGGGGCATATTGTTGCAAATTATAAAGAAATTATTGAAACTGTTGCAAACAGTACGGTGATGAACAATCAATGGACAAGGTATCAGAAAGAATTTGAATATGCAAAGGAAATAAGCTTTGAAAATACTTGCAAGGCAGTTAATGAGTTGATGGAGGAAATATAA
- a CDS encoding complexin-2, with amino-acid sequence MKKIQITQELFVKMLKYFYSDELEIDDYELNELYYDIKNGIDKKMDAISRRSYYTEYKTAETDAAREKARQKYLDAVGMHRDFRY; translated from the coding sequence ATGAAGAAAATTCAAATTACGCAAGAATTATTTGTAAAAATGCTAAAATATTTTTACAGTGACGAATTGGAAATTGATGATTACGAACTAAACGAGCTTTATTATGACATCAAAAACGGCATTGATAAAAAAATGGACGCCATATCAAGGCGGAGTTACTACACCGAGTATAAAACGGCGGAGACAGATGCGGCGAGAGAAAAGGCAAGACAGAAGTATCTCGATGCGGTCGGTATGCATAGGGATTTCAGATATTGA
- a CDS encoding site-specific integrase, whose product MSVHKDKKTGKWYVSCRYDNWDGARKQKMKRGFETKREAQSWEREFLQIKSSNLDMTFGAFLELYYNDRKSRIKKNTFLTKKNVIENKILPYFKDRKMSEIKATDIIAWQNVIMAERDENGELHSPSYLKTIHNQISAIFNHACNFYNLTENPARKAGNMGREQTKEMVIWTKEEYAKFADVMMDKPQAFYAFEILYWCGLRVGELLALTPADFDFEKSTLRVNKSYQRLEGEDIITDPKTPCSIRTITMPEFLRDEIKEYIGMLYGIGENDRIFDFTKSFLHSEMRRGSKAAGIKKLTLHQLRHSHVSLLINMGFTAVAIAKRVGHESIDITYRYAHMFPSEQAKMADKLNIERGVS is encoded by the coding sequence ATGTCGGTGCATAAGGACAAAAAGACAGGAAAATGGTATGTATCATGCCGATACGATAATTGGGATGGTGCGAGAAAACAAAAAATGAAAAGGGGGTTTGAAACCAAGCGAGAAGCCCAAAGCTGGGAGCGAGAGTTTTTGCAGATTAAAAGTTCAAATCTTGATATGACATTCGGAGCGTTTTTGGAATTGTATTACAATGACCGAAAATCAAGGATTAAGAAAAACACTTTTCTTACCAAGAAGAATGTTATAGAAAACAAGATACTTCCGTATTTTAAGGACAGAAAAATGTCGGAAATTAAAGCAACGGATATTATTGCGTGGCAAAATGTGATTATGGCAGAGCGTGACGAAAACGGCGAGCTGCATTCGCCGAGTTATCTCAAAACGATTCATAATCAAATAAGTGCTATATTCAATCACGCTTGCAATTTCTATAACCTGACCGAGAACCCGGCAAGAAAAGCCGGGAATATGGGCAGAGAGCAAACAAAAGAAATGGTAATCTGGACGAAGGAGGAATATGCTAAATTTGCAGATGTGATGATGGATAAGCCGCAAGCGTTTTATGCTTTTGAAATTCTTTATTGGTGCGGACTGCGTGTCGGCGAGCTGTTGGCATTAACACCGGCGGACTTTGATTTTGAAAAATCAACGCTTCGGGTGAACAAGTCCTATCAAAGGCTTGAGGGTGAGGACATTATCACCGATCCGAAAACACCGTGCAGCATTCGTACAATAACAATGCCGGAATTTTTAAGAGATGAAATCAAGGAATACATCGGAATGCTATACGGTATCGGAGAAAATGACCGAATTTTTGATTTCACAAAGAGCTTTCTTCATAGCGAAATGCGGAGAGGCTCAAAGGCGGCAGGCATCAAAAAACTGACGCTGCATCAACTTCGTCATTCGCACGTCAGCTTGCTTATCAATATGGGATTTACAGCCGTGGCAATCGCAAAGCGTGTCGGACACGAGAGTATTGACATAACTTACAGATATGCACATATGTTTCCGAGTGAACAGGCGAAAATGGCGGATAAATTGAACATTGAAAGGGGCGTTAGCTAA
- a CDS encoding adenine-specific methyltransferase EcoRI family protein yields MADNSNLHMSRTGKTDEFYTQLSTIEEELRHYRKYFENKVVLCNCDDPYESNFFKYFALNFNSLGLKKLITTCYATSPIVYTQLSLFDNGDITYTKREQKKPYKIEITEVKDEDGSNTVDLSDVEYLLKNDKNALTLLDGDGDFRSPECLKLLYESDVVVTNPPFSLMKEYIPLLAESGKQFLILGNMNHITFKEIFHYFREHKMWLGYNSGHFWFKVPEYYEEKKTDYKQDENGQKWRRLGNICWFTNMDIDIRHQPLDLYKHYSPEAYPTYDTYDAIHVETVAEIPCDTDKIMGVPITYLASHCDEQFEILGKFDGGSVTNDLDLAKPVINGKSKYKRIAIRKRKNGDIQ; encoded by the coding sequence ATGGCTGATAACAGTAATTTACATATGTCACGGACAGGAAAAACGGATGAGTTTTACACTCAACTTTCTACTATTGAGGAGGAACTTAGACATTATCGTAAATATTTTGAAAATAAAGTGGTTTTATGTAATTGTGATGATCCGTATGAAAGTAACTTTTTTAAGTATTTTGCGCTAAATTTTAATTCTCTCGGATTAAAAAAACTTATAACCACATGCTATGCTACTTCACCTATCGTTTACACACAACTTTCTTTATTTGATAATGGTGACATAACATATACTAAGAGGGAGCAAAAGAAACCTTATAAAATAGAAATTACAGAGGTAAAGGATGAAGATGGAAGCAATACAGTTGATCTGTCAGATGTGGAATATCTTTTGAAGAATGATAAAAATGCGCTTACGCTTTTAGATGGTGATGGTGATTTCCGTTCCCCTGAATGTTTAAAACTTCTTTATGAGAGTGATGTCGTTGTTACAAATCCACCATTCTCTTTGATGAAAGAATATATTCCATTACTTGCTGAGAGTGGAAAACAATTTCTCATTCTTGGTAATATGAATCATATTACATTTAAAGAGATATTTCATTATTTCAGAGAGCATAAAATGTGGCTTGGATATAATTCAGGACACTTCTGGTTCAAAGTACCTGAGTATTATGAAGAAAAGAAAACGGACTACAAGCAAGATGAGAACGGTCAGAAGTGGCGTAGGTTGGGTAATATCTGTTGGTTTACCAACATGGATATTGATATTCGTCATCAGCCGCTTGATCTATATAAGCATTATTCCCCAGAAGCTTACCCTACATATGATACATATGATGCAATCCATGTGGAAACTGTTGCAGAGATTCCCTGCGATACGGATAAAATAATGGGTGTTCCAATTACATATTTGGCATCGCATTGTGATGAACAATTTGAAATTCTTGGAAAATTTGATGGTGGAAGTGTAACAAACGATCTAGATCTGGCTAAACCTGTTATTAACGGAAAATCCAAATACAAGAGGATTGCTATAAGAAAAAGAAAGAATGGTGATATACAATGA
- the guaA gene encoding glutamine-hydrolyzing GMP synthase, with protein MNNQLVIVLDFGGQYNQLIARRVRECNVYCEVMPYTKSLEELKAKNPSAIIFTGGPNSVYEDGSPLYTKEIFSLGVPILGICYGCQLIAHLLDGEVTPAQDDSAREYGKTKTYFDTSCKLFKDIPDESITWMSHGDYMAKVPEGFKLVAHSDKCPNVAIADEERGFYGVQFHPEVQHTEFGQKMLHNFLYEVCGLNGDWKMDEFAKQSIEKLREKIGDKKVLCALSGGVDSSVAAVMIHKAVGKNLTCIFVDHGLLRKNEGDEVEKTFKEKFDMNLIRVNAQDRFLGKLKGVSDPETKRKIIGEEFIRVFEQEAKKIGKVDYLVQGTIYPDVIESGTGDAAVIKSHHNVGGLPDYVDFKEIVEPLRDLFKDEVRKVGLELGIPEFLVWRQPFPGPGLAIRIIGDITEEKIKTLQDADFIFRDELAKAGYDKNVHQYFAVLTNMRSVGVMGDGRTYDYTLALRAVTTNDFMTADWAKIPYDILESASNRIINEVKNINRIVYDITSKPPATIEWE; from the coding sequence TTGAATAATCAGTTAGTCATAGTTTTGGATTTCGGCGGTCAGTACAATCAGCTTATCGCGCGCAGAGTCCGCGAATGTAACGTGTACTGCGAAGTTATGCCGTACACCAAAAGCCTTGAGGAATTAAAGGCGAAAAATCCGTCTGCAATCATATTCACGGGCGGTCCGAACAGCGTTTACGAGGACGGTTCTCCGCTTTATACAAAAGAGATTTTCTCGCTCGGCGTGCCGATTTTGGGCATTTGCTACGGCTGTCAGCTTATCGCGCATCTTCTTGACGGCGAGGTTACTCCGGCGCAGGACGATTCTGCGCGCGAATACGGCAAAACAAAAACGTATTTTGATACGTCGTGCAAGCTTTTTAAGGATATTCCCGACGAGAGTATCACCTGGATGAGCCACGGCGACTATATGGCGAAAGTCCCCGAGGGCTTTAAGCTTGTGGCACATTCCGACAAGTGTCCCAACGTTGCCATTGCCGACGAAGAACGCGGTTTTTACGGCGTTCAGTTCCACCCCGAGGTTCAGCACACCGAGTTCGGTCAGAAAATGCTTCATAATTTTCTCTATGAGGTTTGCGGTTTGAACGGCGACTGGAAAATGGACGAGTTTGCGAAACAGTCGATTGAAAAACTCCGCGAAAAGATCGGCGATAAAAAGGTGCTTTGCGCGCTTTCGGGCGGTGTCGATTCCTCTGTTGCCGCGGTTATGATACACAAGGCGGTAGGCAAAAATCTCACCTGTATTTTTGTTGACCACGGTCTTTTGCGCAAAAACGAGGGCGACGAGGTTGAAAAAACGTTTAAAGAAAAATTTGATATGAACCTTATCCGCGTTAACGCACAGGATAGATTTTTGGGCAAGCTCAAAGGCGTTTCCGACCCCGAAACGAAAAGAAAAATCATCGGCGAGGAATTTATAAGAGTGTTTGAGCAGGAGGCGAAGAAAATCGGCAAGGTTGATTATCTTGTTCAGGGCACAATTTACCCCGACGTTATCGAGAGCGGTACGGGCGACGCGGCGGTGATTAAGAGCCACCATAACGTCGGCGGACTTCCCGATTATGTTGACTTCAAGGAAATCGTCGAGCCTTTGCGCGATTTGTTTAAGGACGAGGTACGAAAAGTCGGACTTGAGCTTGGTATTCCCGAATTTTTGGTATGGCGTCAGCCGTTCCCCGGCCCCGGACTTGCGATAAGAATAATCGGCGATATTACTGAAGAAAAGATAAAAACTTTGCAGGACGCGGACTTTATCTTCCGTGACGAACTTGCAAAGGCGGGTTACGACAAAAATGTGCACCAGTATTTTGCGGTGCTCACAAATATGCGCTCGGTCGGCGTTATGGGCGACGGCAGAACGTATGATTATACCCTTGCTCTCCGCGCAGTTACGACGAATGATTTTATGACCGCCGATTGGGCAAAAATCCCGTACGATATCCTCGAGTCCGCGTCAAACAGGATTATAAATGAGGTTAAAAACATCAACAGAATTGTGTACGATATCACAAGTAAACCCCCCGCTACAATCGAGTGGGAGTAA
- a CDS encoding plasmid mobilization protein produces MDKTLDNKGRWRNVIISFRMSPQERDDLNVRVKLSGLTKQDYIIKRLSERDVIVQPNTRVYKALRNQMADILTELRRIENSANIDSDLLDIIQIMTQTYNGLAEKEKS; encoded by the coding sequence ATGGATAAAACGCTTGATAATAAAGGCAGATGGCGGAATGTGATAATATCATTCCGGATGTCACCGCAGGAGCGAGATGATTTGAATGTCAGAGTAAAACTGTCAGGACTTACAAAACAGGACTACATAATCAAACGCCTGTCGGAGCGTGATGTAATAGTTCAGCCAAACACAAGAGTTTACAAGGCTTTAAGAAATCAAATGGCAGATATTTTGACAGAGTTAAGACGAATAGAAAACAGTGCGAATATTGACAGTGACTTACTCGATATAATTCAGATTATGACGCAAACCTACAACGGGTTGGCAGAAAAAGAAAAGTCCTAA
- a CDS encoding TnpV protein: MKERFIENGIEYVKCGDYYLPNFELPQNQYEIGKYSRMRLQFLKTSKPCRYSTLLMTGKLNEHLHEVDVQAEKILEQFIKSAEQTAPDKATHQMEWVGYMNNAKSCAEEVILERVVYAESRNFMF; the protein is encoded by the coding sequence ATGAAAGAAAGATTTATTGAAAACGGAATTGAGTATGTTAAGTGCGGTGATTATTATTTGCCGAATTTTGAACTGCCGCAAAATCAATATGAAATCGGCAAATACAGCAGAATGAGGTTACAGTTTTTGAAAACAAGTAAACCGTGTCGGTATAGTACACTTTTAATGACAGGGAAATTGAATGAACATTTGCACGAGGTTGATGTTCAGGCGGAGAAAATTTTGGAGCAATTTATTAAGTCGGCGGAGCAGACTGCTCCCGACAAGGCAACTCACCAAATGGAATGGGTTGGGTATATGAACAACGCAAAGAGCTGTGCTGAGGAGGTAATTCTCGAGAGAGTGGTTTATGCGGAAAGTAGGAACTTTATGTTCTAA
- a CDS encoding DNA-binding protein translates to MNKQLMISADEVAETLGVSISYAYKVVRLLNKELEAKGFITVAGRVSRRYFEEKFYGSEGVFNNVGA, encoded by the coding sequence ATGAACAAACAGTTGATGATTTCCGCTGATGAGGTGGCAGAAACCTTGGGTGTCTCAATATCTTATGCTTACAAAGTTGTGCGTCTTCTGAACAAAGAGCTTGAAGCAAAAGGCTTTATAACAGTAGCGGGCAGAGTGAGCAGAAGATACTTTGAGGAAAAATTTTACGGTTCGGAAGGAGTGTTTAACAATGTCGGTGCATAA
- a CDS encoding helix-turn-helix domain-containing protein, with amino-acid sequence MDVGKKIKRFRTAFGLSQKELAQKSGLSEPAIRNYELGNRTPSEKQLEKIAGALGVSIYAISDPNLENYDAVMHALFCLEDEYGIVPNEVDGQVHLSVENKNAVTRTVSKMLSSWNSEFKKLKSGEITKEEYDMWRYSYPRIKAERLHEEFKKLKNNTEK; translated from the coding sequence ATGGATGTTGGAAAAAAGATTAAGCGATTTCGCACGGCTTTCGGATTGTCCCAAAAGGAGCTGGCACAAAAATCCGGTTTGAGCGAACCGGCAATCCGCAATTATGAACTCGGAAACCGTACACCGTCCGAAAAGCAGCTTGAGAAAATCGCCGGTGCTTTGGGAGTAAGCATATACGCAATTTCCGATCCTAATTTAGAAAATTACGACGCTGTTATGCACGCACTTTTTTGCTTAGAAGATGAATACGGCATTGTTCCTAATGAAGTTGACGGACAAGTGCACTTGTCCGTGGAAAACAAAAACGCTGTCACAAGAACTGTAAGCAAAATGCTCAGTTCATGGAACAGCGAATTCAAAAAACTTAAATCAGGTGAAATAACAAAGGAAGAATATGATATGTGGCGTTACAGTTATCCTCGTATTAAGGCTGAACGCTTACATGAAGAATTTAAGAAACTGAAAAACAATACTGAAAAATAA
- a CDS encoding relaxase/mobilization nuclease domain-containing protein, with the protein MAATRIWSIKGRLDSVINYVTNPEKTDGGKYTDTELQALADVIDYAEDEAKTHNKVYVSGINLSPNIARDQMVMTKLQFGKTDKILAYHGYQSFLPGEVTPDQAHEIGVELARRLWGDRFQILVTTHLDKEHLHNHFCLNSVSFVDGKKFRGGSKAYWQMRAESDKICAEYGLSVIKNPGKGKNYAEWKAEHENRPTVRNQIKDELDEIIKCSYTYEQFWKILKQRGYAVKRDVKYVVLKPAFSQRYIRLKSLGKNYSEEAIRQRIIAARNGIRDLDKPKSDYNAWLNKYEPTKLHGFKALYFHYLYLFGKIRKKETPQRVSFYMRDELIKFERYQKQFRFLYDNEIETVEQLTIFKENVENKIDEMIIRRSKLYDKTDSKTEIKTINAELRELRKNLRTCNNIFIDAERIREHTEYVARLEKEANEPQKQQIKDYVIG; encoded by the coding sequence ATGGCTGCTACAAGAATTTGGTCTATAAAAGGTCGGCTTGACAGTGTGATAAATTATGTTACCAATCCGGAAAAGACGGATGGCGGCAAATATACCGATACGGAATTGCAAGCCTTGGCGGATGTAATAGACTATGCTGAGGACGAGGCAAAAACGCATAACAAGGTTTATGTTTCGGGGATAAATTTATCCCCGAACATTGCCCGTGACCAAATGGTGATGACAAAACTGCAATTCGGGAAAACGGACAAAATTTTAGCCTATCACGGCTATCAAAGTTTTCTGCCCGGCGAGGTCACTCCCGACCAAGCACACGAAATTGGCGTGGAGCTTGCAAGGCGTTTATGGGGCGATAGGTTTCAAATTTTAGTTACAACGCACCTCGATAAAGAACATCTGCACAATCATTTTTGCCTTAATTCCGTTTCTTTTGTTGACGGAAAGAAATTCAGGGGCGGCAGTAAGGCGTATTGGCAAATGAGAGCAGAGTCGGACAAAATCTGTGCAGAATACGGTTTGTCTGTAATTAAAAATCCCGGCAAGGGTAAAAATTATGCCGAATGGAAAGCAGAACACGAAAACAGACCGACTGTCAGAAATCAGATAAAAGATGAACTTGATGAAATTATCAAGTGTTCATATACATATGAGCAGTTTTGGAAAATATTAAAACAGCGTGGGTATGCGGTCAAGCGCGATGTGAAGTATGTTGTGTTAAAACCGGCATTTTCGCAAAGGTATATACGACTGAAATCGCTTGGTAAGAATTACAGCGAGGAGGCAATAAGGCAACGGATTATTGCGGCGAGGAACGGCATACGAGATTTGGATAAGCCGAAATCCGATTATAACGCTTGGCTTAATAAATATGAGCCAACCAAGTTGCACGGATTTAAAGCGTTGTATTTTCACTATCTGTACTTGTTCGGAAAGATACGCAAAAAGGAAACACCGCAGAGAGTTTCGTTTTATATGCGTGATGAATTGATAAAATTTGAACGGTATCAAAAGCAGTTTCGATTTCTGTATGATAATGAAATTGAAACGGTAGAGCAGTTGACCATATTCAAGGAAAATGTTGAAAATAAAATTGATGAAATGATTATCCGGCGAAGTAAGTTGTATGATAAAACTGACTCAAAGACAGAAATCAAGACAATAAACGCAGAATTGCGAGAGTTGCGGAAAAATCTAAGAACCTGCAACAACATCTTTATTGATGCCGAGCGTATTAGAGAACATACAGAATATGTTGCACGGCTTGAAAAAGAAGCAAATGAACCTCAAAAGCAGCAAATTAAGGATTATGTCATTGGATGA
- a CDS encoding MobC family plasmid mobilization relaxosome protein, whose protein sequence is MRTRNNKITLRLNDKESGKLTKSADKVGVPKEVYLRMLIMGTTPKEKPEADFYGMMKELNAIGNSINQIAKVANLKGFINVKAYEENVRRLNEFIVEISKSVFTPERRNDKWLLQEFGL, encoded by the coding sequence ATGAGAACACGAAACAACAAAATAACACTTCGGTTGAACGATAAGGAGAGTGGTAAATTAACAAAATCGGCAGATAAAGTCGGTGTTCCGAAAGAGGTATATTTGCGAATGTTGATTATGGGAACAACACCGAAAGAAAAGCCGGAGGCTGACTTTTACGGAATGATGAAAGAACTCAATGCAATAGGTAATAGCATAAATCAAATTGCGAAAGTGGCAAATTTAAAAGGTTTTATCAATGTCAAGGCATATGAAGAAAATGTCCGCAGATTAAATGAATTTATCGTTGAAATCAGCAAGTCCGTTTTCACTCCCGAAAGGAGGAATGACAAATGGCTGCTACAAGAATTTGGTCTATAA
- a CDS encoding type IV toxin-antitoxin system AbiEi family antitoxin domain-containing protein — protein MKSSDRILKAAEFNGGTITTGQVDEMNIHRTTLRIMVDKGLLDHPTRGVYVLPTKLDDEFYNLQIRFKKGVFSNISALYLLGFTDRTPVKYDMTFPASYNTSAIKNEIIAHRVKKELYEKGIIPVKTPSGNEVNAYCIEHTLCDILKARNAIDIQVITDAFKRYAKCSNKNLPLISEFAKMSRVEDKVRKYLEVLV, from the coding sequence ATGAAAAGTTCAGATAGAATTTTAAAAGCAGCTGAATTTAACGGCGGCACAATTACAACCGGACAGGTTGATGAAATGAATATACACCGTACAACTTTACGCATAATGGTTGATAAAGGCTTGTTAGACCATCCTACAAGGGGTGTTTATGTTCTGCCTACGAAATTAGATGATGAATTCTATAATTTGCAGATACGGTTTAAAAAAGGGGTATTTTCAAATATATCTGCATTATATTTATTAGGCTTTACAGACAGAACGCCTGTTAAATATGATATGACATTTCCGGCATCATATAACACTTCTGCAATAAAAAATGAGATTATTGCTCACAGAGTAAAAAAAGAATTATATGAAAAAGGAATTATTCCGGTCAAAACACCATCCGGCAACGAAGTAAATGCATATTGTATTGAGCATACTTTATGCGATATTTTGAAAGCGAGAAATGCCATAGATATTCAAGTTATTACAGATGCTTTTAAAAGATACGCAAAATGCAGTAATAAAAATTTACCTTTGATATCGGAGTTTGCTAAAATGTCACGGGTTGAAGATAAAGTAAGAAAGTATTTGGAGGTGCTTGTATGA